In a single window of the Branchiostoma floridae strain S238N-H82 chromosome 2, Bfl_VNyyK, whole genome shotgun sequence genome:
- the LOC118410220 gene encoding uncharacterized protein LOC118410220, protein MPSTVLYVLPPINLNNNIIPQVEVTKETASNIPTPPPLITRTDPQVTYITKAVYQLPKRFIDAVRVGYSPRPRSYAAAVTCFGAATRKSYRSEVVCEPRKMKKFASAIIVNPKRLTKSYITTVKHTVQDK, encoded by the exons AT GCCATCCACAGTGTTGTACGTACTTCCTCCCATCAAcctcaacaacaacatcattccTCAAGTAGAGGTTACCAAGGAGACCGCATCCAACATTCCAACTCCTCCTCCCCTCATCACTCGAACCGACCCACAAGTCACCTACATCACCAAAGCTGTGTACCAGCTACCGAAGAGGTTCATAGACGCCGTCAGGGTGGGATACTCGCCGAGACCGAGATCGTACGCCGCCGCCGTGACGTGTTTCGGGGCAGCGACCAGAAAGAGTTACCGAAGCGAGGTCGTGTGCGAGCCGAGGAAAATGAAAAAGTTTGCATCGGCCATCATCGTGAACCCCAAGAGGCTGACTAAGTCGTACATAACTACTGTCAAACATACGGTACAGGACAAGTGA
- the LOC118410199 gene encoding cyclin-dependent kinase 7-like codes for MMGHILCSGKIKMAADRSKRYQKIDFLGEGQFATVYKAKDTKTGQIVAVKKIKLGQRAEAKDGINRTALREIKLLQELSHTNIIGLYDVFGHKSNISLVFDFMDTDMEVVTKDTSIVMTGPHIKAYAIMTLEGLEYLHNNWILHRDLKPNNLLVNSQGILKITDFGLAKTFGSPNRVYTHQVVTRWYRAPELLYGARIYGTGVDMWAVGCILAELLLRVPFLPGDSDIDQLSKIFQALGTPSEDTWPGMKSLPDYIEYKQFPGTPLKDIFTAAADDLISLLGKLLCLNPSQRYNCSQALQMPYFSNKPGPTPNPQLPLPSGTSAEILMEDHKVKVGVKRKLPADSDPTLKKKLVF; via the exons ATGATGGGACATATCCTGTGCAGTGGGAAAATCAAAATGGCTGCCGATCGATCGAAACGGTACCAAAAGATCGATTTTCTTGGCGAAGGACAG TTTGCCACTGTGTACAAAGCAAAGGACACCAAAACAGGACAGATAGTTGCTGTGAAAAAG ATCAAGTTGGGGCAAAGAGCTGAAGCTAAGGATG GCATTAACAGAACAGCACTTAGGGAAATCAAGCTCCTTCAAGAACTCAGTCACACAAACATAATAGGG ctCTACGATGTGTTTGGGCACAAGTCGAACATCAGTCTTGTGTTTGACTTCATGGACACAGATATGGAG GTTGTTACTAAGGACACCAGCATTGTGATGACAGGACCACACATTAAGGCTTACGCCATCATGACATTAGAGGGGCTGGAATATCTGCACAACAACTGGATATTACACAGG GACTTGAAGCCCAACAATCTCCTGGTGAACAGCCAGGGAATTCTGAAGATCACAGATTTTGGTTTGGCCAAAACATTTGGCAGCCCAAACAGGGTCTATACACACCAGGTGGTCACTAG GTGGTATCGAGCCCCCGAGCTGCTGTATGGAGCTAGAATATACGGTACAGGAGTGGACATGTGGGCGGTGGGCTGTATACTGGCTGAACTCCTGCTCAGG GTTCCTTTCCTTCCTGGGGACTCAGACATCGACCAACTTAGCAAGATTTTTCAGGCGCTGGGAACTCCCTCTGAGGACACCTGGCCT GGCATGAAGTCCCTTCCAGACTACATTGAGTACAAGCAGTTCCCAGGTACACCCCTGAAAGACATCTTCACTGCAGCGGCTGACGACCTGATCTCACTGCTGGGGAAACTGCTGTGTCTCAACCCCTCACAGAGATACAACTGTTCTCAG GCCCTACAGATGCCATATTTCAGCAACAAGCCGGGTCCGACACCCAACCCCCAGCTTCCCCTCCCATCCGGAACATCTGCAGAGATCCTCATGGAAGACCACAAGGTCAAAGTCGGGGTGAAGAGGAAGCTACCGGCCGACAGTGACCCAA